A region of Flavobacterium album DNA encodes the following proteins:
- a CDS encoding LptF/LptG family permease, whose product MKLIDWYILKRYLATFFVMLLMFIPIGIVIDVSEKINRILEYKVPFVQVAIYYGDFTIYFANMLFPIFLFLSVIWFTSKLANNTEIIAILSSGISYMRFLRPYIVGATLISILALLMGFFFVPKASKGFNDFRYTYLKRGADAETRQNVDVYKQISDNEYIYVSSFNYTSKVGVNFSLEEFKDNQMVSKISASVIKWNEKDSTYTLTNYNKRIVGKMEDKLESAPEKKFRFNFKPDDLTPTVYAAETMTLGELNKFIDKEKERGSGNINAYLVVKYKKYSIPISAFILTVIAVAVSSMKRRGGMGVNLALGIALAFTFIFFDKVFGTLAEKSSMSPFIAVWIPNFTFGILAIYLLRNARR is encoded by the coding sequence GTGAAATTAATAGACTGGTACATCCTGAAGCGTTACCTTGCAACATTTTTTGTAATGCTCCTCATGTTCATCCCTATAGGGATCGTGATCGACGTTTCCGAAAAGATCAACAGGATACTTGAATACAAAGTGCCTTTCGTGCAGGTAGCCATCTACTACGGCGACTTTACCATCTATTTCGCCAACATGCTTTTCCCCATATTCCTCTTCCTTTCGGTAATATGGTTTACCTCGAAGCTGGCGAACAACACCGAGATCATTGCAATACTTAGTTCGGGTATATCTTACATGCGCTTCCTGAGGCCGTATATAGTGGGTGCAACCCTCATCTCTATACTTGCGCTGCTTATGGGCTTTTTCTTTGTACCTAAAGCGAGCAAGGGCTTTAACGACTTCCGCTATACCTACCTGAAACGGGGCGCCGATGCCGAGACACGTCAGAATGTAGATGTTTACAAGCAGATAAGCGATAACGAATATATTTATGTAAGCAGCTTTAATTATACGTCGAAAGTAGGTGTCAATTTCAGCCTTGAAGAGTTTAAGGACAACCAGATGGTCTCGAAGATAAGTGCTTCGGTGATAAAATGGAATGAAAAGGACAGTACCTATACACTTACCAATTATAACAAGCGCATAGTAGGCAAAATGGAAGACAAGCTGGAGTCGGCACCGGAAAAGAAATTCAGGTTCAACTTTAAGCCGGACGACCTTACCCCTACGGTATATGCAGCTGAAACCATGACCCTGGGGGAACTGAACAAATTCATTGACAAGGAAAAAGAACGCGGGTCGGGCAATATAAATGCCTACCTGGTAGTGAAATACAAAAAATACAGTATCCCAATATCGGCTTTTATCCTCACGGTTATAGCCGTAGCCGTATCGTCGATGAAGAGGCGTGGCGGTATGGGAGTTAACCTTGCGCTTGGCATAGCGCTTGCTTTTACCTTTATCTTTTTCGATAAGGTATTTGGTACGCTGGCCGAGAAATCGAGCATGTCGCCGTTCATTGCGGTATGGATACCTAACTTCACGTTCGGGATATTAGCTATTTATTTGTTGCGAAATGCAAGGCGATAA
- a CDS encoding DMT family transporter: protein MQGDNLKSYLHLHFIVFVWGFTAVLGALISLDALPLVWFRMCIAVSLIFLFAVATKTPMKVPTRTFLGFMAAGLVIAMHWFTFFHAIKVSNISITLACLSTGALFATLLESVVYRRRLIGYEILMGFIVVLGLCIIIYGEQLTVVFGKIMETPSDFWNILADGTYTNPGHYWGILLALSSAFLSATFSIINGKYAKEHNPVVISLYELMGGVFFFSLYLLFTGSFTADFFALSGLDWIWLFILGSFCTAYAFIASVQVMKFISPYTVMLTINMEPVYGIILALIVFKEKEKMGWTFYIGAIIILSTVIINGILKNKPKIESN, encoded by the coding sequence ATGCAAGGCGATAACCTAAAAAGCTACCTGCACCTCCACTTTATCGTATTTGTATGGGGGTTCACCGCGGTGCTTGGCGCGCTCATTTCGCTCGACGCACTGCCGTTGGTGTGGTTCCGCATGTGCATAGCGGTCAGCCTGATATTCCTTTTTGCAGTAGCCACCAAAACACCGATGAAAGTTCCCACGCGCACGTTCCTGGGTTTTATGGCAGCCGGCCTGGTCATCGCCATGCACTGGTTCACGTTTTTCCACGCTATCAAGGTTTCCAATATTTCCATCACGCTTGCCTGCCTCTCTACAGGCGCATTGTTTGCCACATTGTTGGAATCTGTGGTTTACAGGAGGCGCCTCATCGGGTATGAAATACTCATGGGCTTTATAGTCGTTTTGGGCCTGTGCATCATTATATACGGGGAGCAGCTCACAGTGGTGTTTGGAAAAATCATGGAAACCCCGTCTGATTTTTGGAACATCTTAGCTGATGGCACTTATACGAATCCCGGCCATTACTGGGGGATATTGCTGGCCTTGTCTTCGGCATTCCTTTCGGCTACATTCTCTATTATCAATGGTAAATATGCTAAAGAGCACAACCCGGTAGTTATATCACTTTATGAGCTTATGGGCGGCGTCTTTTTCTTTTCGCTATACCTCCTTTTTACCGGCAGCTTTACGGCAGATTTCTTTGCGCTTTCGGGTCTTGACTGGATATGGCTTTTCATCCTGGGGTCGTTTTGTACCGCCTATGCTTTTATCGCATCGGTACAGGTAATGAAGTTTATTTCACCTTATACGGTAATGCTTACCATAAACATGGAGCCCGTTTATGGGATAATTCTTGCACTGATAGTTTTTAAGGAAAAGGAAAAAATGGGATGGACATTTTATATCGGTGCCATTATAATTTTGAGTACTGTGATAATCAATGGGATACTTAAAAATAAGCCCAAAATTGAAAGTAATTAG
- a CDS encoding acetyl-CoA carboxylase carboxyltransferase subunit alpha, giving the protein MEYLDFELPIKELEDQLDKCTIIGQESDVDVSNTCKQIEKKLEETKKKIYKNLTAWQRVQLSRHPSRPYTMDHVRALTGDTFLEMFGDRSFKDDKAMIGGLGKIGGQSFMIVGQQKGYNTKTRQYRNFGMANPEGYRKALRLMKMAEKFGIPVITLVDTPGAYPGLEAEERGQGEAIARNIFEMVRLKTPIITVIVGEGASGGALGIGVGDKVYMMENTWYSVISPESCSSILWRSWEYKEQAAEALKLTSFDMKKHGLIDDIIPEPLGGAHYDRETAFRNVEEYILKGYNELKDLSTAELVAQRMDKYSKMGEYKE; this is encoded by the coding sequence ATGGAATACTTAGATTTTGAACTCCCGATCAAGGAGCTTGAGGACCAGCTGGATAAGTGCACGATAATAGGCCAGGAGAGCGATGTCGATGTATCTAACACCTGCAAACAGATCGAGAAGAAACTGGAAGAAACCAAAAAGAAAATATACAAAAACCTTACTGCATGGCAAAGGGTTCAGCTGTCAAGGCACCCAAGCCGTCCGTATACGATGGACCATGTGAGGGCGCTTACAGGAGATACGTTCCTGGAAATGTTCGGCGACCGCAGCTTTAAAGATGACAAGGCCATGATTGGCGGGCTCGGCAAGATCGGCGGGCAGTCGTTCATGATCGTTGGGCAGCAGAAGGGATATAATACCAAGACAAGGCAGTACCGTAATTTCGGTATGGCCAATCCGGAAGGGTACCGCAAAGCATTAAGGCTTATGAAAATGGCCGAGAAATTCGGGATACCTGTGATAACACTGGTGGATACCCCGGGAGCTTATCCTGGCCTGGAAGCCGAAGAGCGCGGACAGGGCGAAGCCATCGCAAGGAACATTTTTGAAATGGTACGCCTTAAAACCCCTATAATAACCGTTATAGTAGGAGAGGGCGCTTCGGGAGGTGCTTTGGGAATAGGTGTTGGCGATAAAGTATACATGATGGAGAACACCTGGTACTCCGTTATCTCGCCGGAATCCTGTTCATCGATCCTCTGGAGGAGCTGGGAATACAAAGAGCAGGCTGCCGAAGCACTGAAGCTGACTTCCTTCGACATGAAAAAACATGGCCTTATCGATGATATCATCCCTGAACCCCTTGGAGGCGCGCACTATGACCGCGAAACAGCCTTCAGGAATGTAGAGGAATACATATTGAAAGGATATAATGAACTCAAAGACTTATCAACAGCCGAATTAGTGGCGCAAAGGATGGATAAGTACAGTAAAATGGGCGAGTACAAGGAATAA
- the dnaB gene encoding replicative DNA helicase: MENIRNINPVKVDKTTIITLEKGKLPPQALDLEEAVLGAMMIDKKGVDEVIDILQPDAFYKDAHKHIYEAIVALFNDTQPIDLLTVSAQLKKTGKLELAGGDFYLIQLTQKISSSAHIEFHSRIILQKYIQRSLIKISSEIIEESYDETTDVFDLLDKAESRLYEVTQGNIKRSSETAQSLVIQAKKRIEEIANKEGLSGIATGFHDLDKLTSGWQPSDLIIIAARPGMGKTAFVLSMARNIAIDFNHPVALFSLEMSSVQLITRLISSETGLSSEKLRTGKLEKHEWEQLSIKVKDLEKAPLYIDDTPSLSIFDLRAKARRLSSQYGIKMIIIDYLQLMTAGGNGKGGGNREQEISTISRNLKALAKELEVPVIALSQLSRAVETRGSSKRPLLSDLRESGAIEQDADIVSFIYRPEYYKIDEWDDEEQSPTQGQAEFIVAKHRNGGLDNIRLKFIGSLGKFDNLDDFGSPFGDLPSSMNDSTAFITKNLPSANEAFGSNMNSNDGDDDVPF; the protein is encoded by the coding sequence ATGGAAAATATCAGGAATATAAACCCCGTGAAAGTTGATAAGACTACCATTATCACTTTAGAGAAAGGCAAGCTGCCACCGCAGGCGCTCGACCTTGAGGAGGCCGTTTTGGGCGCCATGATGATCGACAAGAAGGGGGTTGACGAAGTTATTGATATCCTTCAGCCGGATGCTTTTTACAAGGATGCCCACAAGCATATTTATGAGGCTATTGTGGCGCTTTTCAACGATACACAGCCTATTGACTTGTTAACAGTCTCTGCACAGCTTAAAAAGACAGGAAAACTGGAACTCGCAGGAGGCGATTTCTACCTGATCCAGCTTACGCAAAAGATATCCTCTTCGGCGCACATCGAGTTCCATTCGCGCATCATCTTACAGAAATACATACAGCGCAGCCTTATCAAAATTTCCAGTGAGATCATTGAGGAGTCCTACGACGAGACCACAGATGTATTCGACCTCCTTGATAAAGCCGAATCGCGCCTGTATGAAGTGACCCAGGGCAATATAAAACGCAGCTCAGAAACCGCACAAAGCCTTGTGATACAGGCCAAAAAGCGCATCGAAGAAATCGCTAACAAAGAAGGCCTTAGTGGTATCGCTACCGGTTTTCATGACCTTGATAAGCTTACATCAGGCTGGCAGCCAAGCGACCTTATCATTATTGCGGCAAGGCCGGGTATGGGTAAGACCGCATTCGTCCTTTCCATGGCACGAAATATTGCTATAGATTTCAATCACCCTGTGGCTTTATTCTCTTTGGAGATGTCATCCGTACAGCTTATTACCCGTCTGATTTCCAGTGAAACAGGGCTTTCGTCAGAAAAACTGCGTACCGGCAAGCTTGAAAAACACGAGTGGGAGCAATTGAGTATCAAGGTGAAAGACCTTGAGAAAGCGCCACTTTATATTGACGATACGCCATCGCTGTCTATATTCGACCTCAGGGCAAAAGCCAGGAGGCTGTCTTCCCAGTATGGCATCAAGATGATAATTATCGATTACCTCCAGCTGATGACGGCAGGGGGCAATGGTAAAGGCGGCGGAAACCGTGAGCAGGAGATATCAACCATCTCACGAAACTTAAAGGCCCTTGCCAAAGAGCTTGAAGTACCGGTTATTGCACTGTCACAGCTATCGCGTGCAGTGGAGACAAGGGGCTCGAGCAAGCGCCCGTTATTATCGGATTTGAGGGAATCGGGAGCGATCGAGCAGGATGCAGATATTGTATCGTTCATCTACCGCCCCGAATACTACAAGATTGATGAATGGGATGATGAAGAGCAGTCGCCTACACAGGGCCAGGCGGAGTTTATCGTAGCCAAGCACCGTAACGGTGGACTCGACAATATCAGGCTAAAGTTTATCGGAAGCCTTGGTAAGTTCGACAACCTTGATGATTTCGGCTCACCGTTTGGCGACCTGCCATCCAGCATGAACGACAGCACAGCATTTATCACTAAAAACCTGCCTTCGGCCAACGAGGCTTTCGGCAGCAACATGAACAGCAATGATGGCGACGACGATGTGCCATTCTAA
- a CDS encoding GIY-YIG nuclease family protein encodes MTNSNNTVLHVEVTSDLHERVADHKSKRYQDSFSARYNLSKLVYFEAFQMIGDAIGREKQMKGGSRKKKVDLIRSMNPEWNDLTFSINDFL; translated from the coding sequence ATGACGAACAGTAATAACACAGTGCTTCATGTGGAGGTTACTTCTGACCTTCATGAACGTGTAGCAGATCATAAAAGCAAACGGTATCAGGATTCCTTTTCAGCGAGGTACAATCTCAGCAAGCTGGTTTATTTTGAAGCCTTTCAAATGATCGGGGATGCTATTGGTCGCGAAAAACAGATGAAGGGAGGCTCAAGGAAAAAGAAGGTTGATTTGATCAGGTCTATGAATCCTGAATGGAATGACCTTACTTTTTCAATTAATGATTTTTTGTGA
- the ppsA gene encoding phosphoenolpyruvate synthase has translation MNYTLPLKNVGINDIPMVGGKNASLGEMLQNLTALGVTIPDGFVVTVTAYYAFLKHNGLDEKIKATVDAIDYDNIESLQRGGMQIRQSFLNGKFPAEMSEEITNCYLTLSAQYGQEMTDIAVRSSATAEDLPDASFAGQQETFLNVRGPEMLMDSIRKCFASLFTDRAISYRQSFGYNHLELALSVCVQKMVRSDLGTSGVAFSIDTESGFKDAVVINASYGLGEMIVQGAVSPDEYIVFKPLLKEGFNSIIEKRMGNKDIMMIYGEGGDERVKTIPTEDKFRKRFCLSDENILKLSKWVVIIEEYYSKIRDKWTPMDVEWAIDGLTKEMFIVQARPETIHSQKNPATITEYKIEDESRHEKVVVKGIAVGDKIGAGKATILYSMDKRVSEGHEFVPGSVLVTDMTDPDWEPIMKKASAIITNKGGRTCHAAIIAREMGIPAIVGCGNATELITEGQMVTASCAEGDQGFIYDGEIKYTKTEYDLSQLPEVKTDIMLNVASPGLAFQFSHLPNKGVGLAREEFIINNYIEVHPLALLNHRDLNDAALTKAIEKKITGYPDEETFFIDKLANGVAKIAASFYPNKTIVRFSDFKSNEYYNLLGGKYYEPSEENPMIGWRGASRYYSDAYKAAFGLECRAIKKVREEMGLKNVVVMIPFCRTVEELHKVTAVMKEFGLERGSSGLELYLMAEIPSNIMMAEEFAAHIDGFSIGSNDLTQLTLGLDRDSSLVAHLYDERNPAVKRMLEMLITAAKKAGVKVGICGQGPSDFPDFAQFLVGLGIDSISVTPDSVIKTVNAIAEAEALIEDKAAVLQMN, from the coding sequence ATGAACTACACACTGCCCTTAAAAAATGTTGGTATCAACGATATACCAATGGTCGGAGGAAAGAATGCCTCCCTTGGAGAAATGCTCCAAAACCTTACCGCACTTGGTGTTACAATTCCCGACGGATTTGTGGTAACCGTAACCGCATATTATGCATTTTTAAAGCATAATGGCCTGGATGAGAAGATCAAGGCAACAGTAGATGCTATTGATTATGACAACATCGAATCGCTGCAACGCGGAGGTATGCAGATAAGGCAGTCGTTCCTCAACGGGAAATTCCCGGCTGAAATGAGCGAAGAGATTACCAACTGCTACCTTACTCTTTCGGCGCAGTATGGACAGGAAATGACCGATATTGCCGTGCGCAGCTCTGCAACCGCAGAAGACCTCCCGGACGCATCGTTTGCAGGCCAGCAGGAAACCTTCCTGAATGTTCGCGGGCCGGAGATGCTTATGGATTCTATCCGTAAGTGTTTCGCATCGCTGTTTACAGACAGGGCTATCAGCTATCGCCAGAGTTTTGGTTACAACCACTTAGAGCTTGCCCTTTCGGTTTGTGTTCAGAAAATGGTGAGAAGCGACCTTGGCACATCCGGTGTGGCATTCTCCATTGATACCGAAAGCGGTTTTAAAGACGCTGTTGTGATTAACGCATCGTATGGCCTCGGCGAAATGATCGTACAGGGTGCGGTGTCCCCGGATGAGTATATCGTTTTCAAGCCCCTGCTAAAAGAAGGCTTTAACTCTATCATCGAAAAGAGAATGGGCAACAAGGATATCATGATGATCTATGGCGAAGGTGGTGACGAACGCGTAAAAACCATACCTACCGAAGATAAGTTCAGGAAACGTTTTTGCCTAAGCGATGAGAACATTCTGAAACTGTCTAAATGGGTAGTTATCATAGAAGAATATTATTCAAAGATACGCGATAAATGGACCCCGATGGATGTAGAATGGGCGATAGACGGACTTACGAAAGAGATGTTCATTGTCCAGGCGCGTCCGGAAACTATCCATTCGCAAAAAAACCCGGCAACGATAACCGAGTACAAAATCGAGGACGAGAGCCGACATGAAAAAGTGGTTGTTAAAGGTATAGCCGTGGGTGACAAGATCGGCGCCGGCAAAGCGACGATACTTTACTCGATGGATAAGAGGGTTTCGGAAGGGCACGAATTTGTACCGGGTTCTGTACTGGTTACCGATATGACCGACCCTGATTGGGAACCTATTATGAAAAAAGCATCGGCTATTATCACCAATAAAGGCGGACGTACCTGCCATGCCGCCATCATTGCCCGAGAAATGGGTATCCCGGCTATCGTAGGCTGCGGTAATGCTACCGAACTTATAACGGAAGGACAGATGGTAACCGCTTCGTGTGCCGAAGGCGACCAGGGTTTTATATATGACGGTGAAATAAAATACACTAAAACAGAATATGACCTCAGCCAACTGCCGGAAGTGAAGACCGACATCATGCTGAACGTGGCGTCGCCGGGGCTTGCCTTCCAGTTCTCGCACCTGCCGAACAAAGGCGTTGGGCTTGCCAGGGAAGAGTTTATCATTAACAATTATATAGAGGTTCACCCATTAGCCCTACTGAACCACCGCGACCTTAATGATGCCGCGCTGACTAAAGCCATCGAAAAGAAGATAACCGGCTACCCGGACGAAGAAACTTTCTTTATAGACAAACTGGCGAATGGCGTTGCCAAGATTGCAGCCTCCTTCTACCCTAACAAGACCATTGTGCGTTTCTCTGATTTTAAGAGCAACGAGTATTACAACCTTTTAGGAGGCAAGTATTATGAGCCAAGCGAAGAGAACCCGATGATCGGATGGAGGGGCGCTTCCCGCTACTACTCTGATGCTTATAAGGCTGCTTTTGGACTTGAATGCAGGGCTATCAAAAAAGTACGCGAAGAAATGGGCCTAAAGAATGTTGTTGTGATGATACCTTTCTGCCGTACCGTAGAAGAGCTTCACAAAGTTACAGCAGTTATGAAGGAATTCGGGCTGGAAAGAGGCAGCAGCGGACTTGAATTGTACCTCATGGCGGAAATACCGTCCAATATCATGATGGCTGAGGAGTTTGCGGCACATATTGACGGCTTCTCTATTGGCAGTAATGACCTTACCCAGCTGACACTGGGTCTTGACAGGGATTCGTCTTTAGTGGCACACCTGTATGATGAGAGGAACCCAGCCGTGAAGCGTATGCTCGAAATGCTTATCACTGCAGCCAAAAAAGCAGGCGTGAAAGTGGGAATCTGCGGGCAGGGACCATCGGACTTCCCTGATTTTGCACAGTTCCTTGTTGGCCTGGGTATCGACAGTATTTCGGTAACGCCGGATTCGGTTATCAAGACCGTAAACGCCATCGCAGAAGCAGAAGCGCTTATAGAAGACAAAGCAGCAGTGCTGCAGATGAATTAG
- a CDS encoding asparagine synthetase B, which yields MLFKRIYLVLLLVISFGAKASMILIPMDESTQQNHLKAYGITYWALDKSYKANWLLNYRGGSFLLPDAEEIRRECQIRGVSYEVISDSEANSILDDISSPSQNMENVVLEKAPKIAVYTPKGKQPWDDAVTLVLTYAEIPFTPIYDEEVLGDALLLYDWLHLHHEDFTGQYGKFFGMYRNAPWYIEQKKDAEALATKLGFEKVSDEKLAVAIKIRNFVVGGGFMFAMCSATDSFDIALSAEGVDICEAMFDGDASDPNYQSKIDYNNSFAFKDYILERNPMVYEFSDIDTTNKRAVLPDNDYFTLMEYSAKWDPIPSMLCQNHTMLVKGFMGQTTAFYSDKVKSSVLVMGENKQTGEARYIHGTKGKGMFTYYGGHDPEDYQHRVGDAPTVLDLHPNSPGYRLILNNVLFPAARKKKLKT from the coding sequence ATGCTTTTTAAAAGAATATATTTAGTACTGCTGTTGGTTATTTCATTTGGAGCCAAAGCCTCTATGATACTGATCCCCATGGATGAGAGTACCCAGCAGAACCACCTGAAAGCTTATGGTATTACCTATTGGGCGCTTGATAAAAGCTACAAAGCCAATTGGCTGCTCAATTACCGTGGGGGATCATTCCTTTTGCCGGACGCCGAAGAGATTCGCCGCGAGTGCCAGATACGTGGGGTGAGCTATGAAGTGATAAGCGACAGCGAGGCCAATAGTATCCTTGACGATATCAGTAGCCCTTCGCAAAATATGGAGAATGTGGTGCTCGAAAAAGCGCCGAAGATCGCGGTGTATACGCCCAAAGGCAAGCAGCCTTGGGACGATGCCGTAACACTTGTGCTAACGTATGCTGAGATACCATTTACGCCTATTTATGACGAAGAGGTGTTGGGGGATGCCCTGCTGCTGTACGACTGGCTGCACCTGCACCATGAAGATTTTACGGGCCAGTACGGCAAGTTCTTCGGGATGTACCGTAATGCACCCTGGTATATTGAGCAGAAAAAAGATGCAGAAGCCCTTGCCACAAAACTGGGCTTTGAAAAAGTGTCCGACGAAAAGCTGGCAGTTGCTATCAAGATCAGGAACTTCGTTGTAGGCGGCGGATTCATGTTCGCCATGTGTTCGGCGACCGACAGCTTTGATATTGCGCTTTCGGCAGAAGGGGTAGACATCTGCGAAGCGATGTTCGATGGTGATGCCAGCGACCCGAACTACCAGTCGAAGATAGATTATAACAACTCTTTTGCGTTTAAAGACTATATTCTGGAACGCAACCCGATGGTTTATGAGTTTTCCGACATCGATACGACTAATAAGCGCGCTGTCCTTCCTGATAATGATTATTTTACCCTCATGGAATATTCTGCCAAGTGGGACCCGATACCTTCGATGCTTTGCCAGAACCATACGATGCTTGTAAAAGGATTCATGGGGCAGACCACCGCTTTTTATAGCGATAAAGTAAAGTCGAGCGTGCTGGTTATGGGTGAGAACAAGCAGACCGGCGAGGCACGTTACATCCACGGTACAAAAGGAAAGGGAATGTTTACCTACTATGGTGGCCACGACCCCGAAGACTACCAGCACAGGGTAGGGGATGCGCCCACTGTACTCGACCTGCATCCAAATTCTCCCGGCTACCGCCTGATATTGAATAATGTACTGTTTCCGGCAGCAAGGAAGAAAAAACTTAAAACGTAA
- a CDS encoding M14 family metallopeptidase, whose amino-acid sequence MYTTPYEKGNGNQTATYEEIIAFFKLLDKDFEAIQMLEMGPTDSGIPLHIIIYNPDNVFDFEQIHKNKAVLLLNNGIHPGEPDGIDATMMLYRDLATAKVKAPKNMVIVNIPVYNIGGALNRNSHTRANQNGPESYGFRGNDRNYDLNRDFVKSDTKNTRSFAQIFQKVQPDVFIDNHVSNGADYQYIFTYIATHHQKLGGNLGNYFKAEMMPKILAGMKAKGIEATPYVNIHDEKPDSGFEQFMDHPRYSTGYASMFNVPGSMPETHMLKDYASRVKVTYEYMAETLAYIEENHNKIKELRAESNGHYKPGMHYPLQWQIDSTEITLLPFLGYEGGHKPSDVSGKPRLYYDRKKPFSKTVPYLQQYKPALEVTIPEAYIIPQSWWNVIELLKINNITMEPLAQDTEIEVESYRIVDYKTGKYPYEGHYPHSDVKIKATTHKVRFRKGDFVIKTSQPGVKYLLETLEPQAIDSYFNWNFFDAILQQKEYFSAYVFEDTAAKLLKDNPKLKAEFDAKKKQDKAFSDDGEAQLDWIYMHSEYYEKTHMEYPVYRMVK is encoded by the coding sequence ATGTATACTACTCCCTACGAAAAAGGCAACGGTAATCAAACGGCAACTTATGAGGAAATCATCGCCTTCTTTAAACTCCTGGATAAAGACTTTGAAGCCATCCAGATGCTGGAAATGGGCCCAACAGACAGTGGTATACCCTTACACATTATAATATATAATCCGGACAACGTTTTCGATTTCGAACAGATACACAAAAATAAAGCAGTGCTGCTGCTCAACAACGGCATACATCCGGGCGAGCCGGATGGCATAGACGCTACCATGATGCTGTACCGCGACCTGGCAACAGCTAAAGTTAAAGCACCTAAGAATATGGTCATTGTCAATATCCCCGTTTATAACATTGGCGGCGCACTGAACCGTAACTCCCACACCCGCGCTAACCAGAACGGGCCGGAAAGCTACGGCTTTCGCGGAAATGATCGCAATTACGACCTGAACCGTGACTTTGTAAAGAGTGATACGAAAAACACACGCAGCTTTGCGCAGATATTCCAAAAGGTACAGCCCGATGTGTTTATAGACAACCATGTGAGCAACGGCGCCGATTACCAATATATTTTCACTTACATCGCGACACACCACCAAAAGCTGGGTGGTAACCTTGGCAATTATTTCAAGGCTGAAATGATGCCGAAGATCCTTGCCGGAATGAAGGCTAAAGGCATAGAAGCAACACCTTATGTGAACATCCACGACGAAAAGCCGGACAGCGGTTTTGAGCAGTTCATGGACCATCCGAGGTACTCCACAGGGTATGCCTCAATGTTCAATGTACCGGGGTCGATGCCCGAAACACACATGTTGAAAGACTATGCCAGCCGCGTGAAGGTTACTTACGAATACATGGCCGAAACCCTTGCCTATATTGAGGAAAACCACAATAAGATAAAGGAACTGCGCGCCGAAAGCAACGGCCATTACAAGCCCGGCATGCACTACCCGCTGCAATGGCAGATCGATTCGACAGAAATAACACTGCTTCCGTTTTTGGGCTACGAAGGCGGGCATAAGCCAAGCGATGTATCCGGCAAGCCAAGGCTGTATTACGACAGGAAGAAGCCGTTTAGCAAGACTGTGCCATATTTGCAGCAATATAAACCGGCATTGGAAGTCACGATCCCGGAAGCCTATATCATCCCGCAATCCTGGTGGAATGTCATTGAATTGCTAAAGATCAATAACATTACCATGGAACCATTGGCGCAGGACACAGAGATCGAGGTGGAAAGCTACCGTATCGTCGATTATAAGACCGGTAAATATCCGTATGAAGGCCATTACCCGCACAGTGATGTAAAAATAAAGGCAACGACACATAAAGTGCGTTTCCGTAAAGGCGACTTTGTTATAAAAACGAGCCAGCCGGGCGTGAAATACCTTTTGGAAACATTGGAGCCACAGGCCATTGACTCTTATTTCAACTGGAACTTTTTTGATGCGATACTGCAACAGAAAGAATATTTTTCAGCCTATGTTTTTGAAGATACGGCTGCGAAATTGCTAAAAGACAACCCTAAGCTAAAAGCCGAATTTGATGCCAAAAAGAAGCAGGACAAAGCTTTCTCGGATGATGGTGAAGCACAGCTTGACTGGATTTATATGCATTCAGAATATTATGAGAAGACGCATATGGAGTATCCTGTGTATCGTATGGTAAAATAA
- the coaD gene encoding pantetheine-phosphate adenylyltransferase produces MRIAVFPGSFDPITLGHYDIIKRGVGLFDKIIVAIGVNAEKKYMFSLEERLRFIKESFADEPKIEVITYEGLTIDLCKKVGAQFILRGLRNPADFEFEKAIAHTNRQLSKIETVFLLTAISTSHISSSIVRDVLRNGGDYTILVPDPVRVK; encoded by the coding sequence ATGAGAATAGCCGTTTTCCCCGGATCCTTCGATCCAATAACCCTTGGGCATTACGATATTATTAAGCGTGGTGTTGGCCTTTTCGATAAGATCATTGTTGCCATTGGGGTAAATGCCGAGAAAAAATATATGTTTTCGCTGGAAGAGCGCCTGCGTTTTATAAAGGAGTCTTTCGCTGATGAGCCCAAAATAGAGGTCATAACTTACGAAGGCCTCACTATCGACCTTTGCAAAAAAGTGGGTGCACAGTTTATTTTGAGAGGGCTTCGCAATCCTGCGGACTTTGAATTCGAAAAAGCGATAGCCCATACCAACAGGCAGCTTTCGAAAATTGAGACGGTATTCTTGCTGACGGCTATCAGCACTTCCCACATCAGTTCGAGCATTGTGCGGGATGTACTGCGGAATGGCGGCGATTACACCATCCTTGTCCCCGATCCGGTGCGGGTAAAATAA